The following coding sequences are from one bacterium window:
- a CDS encoding HDIG domain-containing protein, translated as MKKFFSRFKSQKITIGLGTEITQDYRSLIARILLGLFVIAAFSALYLSLVSKSAGWIVYSLPNLKEGDISPRREIAPFDFVVPKPQKELEQEQLNAEYSTLPVFTFDRTVPQTVNEEIDSLFKAVEERVQRHTDSFVGNESQKMFGRIEYSYIDSLATIMRTSRSTVSRGIKVTIRKALDDVFELFIVPRREDVLALTDDQFTLEDGEKTTIMEVNDILGADEAGELVGKKLDDSFGNRLSQTNLRIIQTVANRLVRPNVWYNRDRSMEKRREARMAVTEFIVSYKKNERIIDANVQVTAQHLAALETLKKELSRRSFMENPREHYLIALGKIIIALGIIGIFVGYLFLYRRKIFFSFPRLLLLTLITVIPLSAAFYSAWSGILSGFLIPVAIASILTTILYDSELGIMVSIVVAFIAASMLPGSGFRIGVIYFLAGGVGAVTVGRVRHRKEFYRSMFFLPLTMAISIASTNDWLTHTSWNDVGYDMFIGAINGFFCPIIAIGILPLLESVFKVTTDITLLELSDLNNPLLKELAVKAPGTFSSVLVVGTLAEAAAEKIGANPLLARVGSYYHDIGKMIIPEYFIENQMGGENPHDRLSPNMSALVIVSHVKEGAELGEKHGLPEDILDIIRQHHGTSLMASIYQKAVEDAGNDKVDESAFRYPGPKPQTREAAIVMLADLVEAASRSVRERSPGRLKTLINTIIQKRFIEGELDECELTLKDLHDIEGSFLPILVGSHHGRIEYPWQINEKKNTGNGEKTTSAGMDLKEAGRN; from the coding sequence GTGAAAAAGTTTTTCTCCCGGTTTAAATCCCAGAAAATAACGATTGGTCTCGGCACCGAGATCACGCAGGATTACCGGAGCCTCATTGCCCGCATTCTGCTCGGGCTTTTTGTGATCGCCGCTTTTTCCGCATTGTATCTTTCGCTCGTATCGAAAAGCGCCGGCTGGATAGTCTATTCTCTTCCGAACCTGAAAGAGGGCGATATCTCTCCGCGCCGCGAAATTGCTCCATTTGATTTTGTGGTTCCAAAACCGCAGAAAGAGCTCGAACAGGAACAGCTCAACGCCGAATACTCGACACTCCCCGTTTTTACATTTGACAGGACTGTTCCTCAGACGGTGAATGAGGAAATCGATTCGCTTTTCAAGGCAGTGGAAGAACGGGTACAACGCCACACCGATTCCTTTGTCGGGAATGAGTCGCAGAAAATGTTCGGGAGGATTGAGTATTCCTACATTGATTCGCTCGCAACGATTATGCGTACTTCACGGAGCACCGTTTCCCGGGGAATAAAGGTGACGATCAGAAAAGCGCTCGATGACGTTTTTGAGCTCTTTATTGTCCCCCGCAGAGAAGATGTTCTCGCACTGACCGATGATCAATTTACACTCGAAGATGGGGAAAAAACAACCATCATGGAGGTGAATGATATTCTGGGAGCGGATGAAGCCGGCGAACTGGTTGGAAAGAAACTCGATGATTCGTTCGGGAATCGTCTCAGCCAGACGAATCTCCGTATTATACAGACAGTCGCAAACCGTCTGGTAAGACCGAATGTATGGTATAACAGGGATCGATCCATGGAGAAACGGCGCGAGGCCCGCATGGCGGTCACGGAATTCATCGTTTCCTATAAGAAAAATGAGCGGATTATCGATGCTAATGTACAGGTTACCGCCCAGCACCTCGCAGCGCTCGAAACGCTGAAAAAAGAGCTGTCCCGGCGCTCGTTCATGGAAAATCCCCGCGAGCACTATCTGATCGCTCTGGGGAAGATTATCATCGCTCTCGGCATCATCGGTATTTTTGTCGGATATCTGTTTCTGTATCGCCGGAAAATCTTTTTTTCGTTTCCACGGCTGCTGCTGCTGACATTGATTACGGTCATCCCGCTTTCCGCTGCATTCTATTCCGCTTGGAGCGGCATCCTGTCGGGTTTTTTGATACCCGTCGCTATCGCTTCCATACTGACAACAATATTGTATGATTCCGAACTCGGTATCATGGTCTCGATTGTGGTCGCGTTCATTGCGGCATCGATGCTGCCGGGCTCGGGTTTCCGCATAGGGGTGATTTATTTTCTTGCCGGCGGCGTCGGTGCGGTGACTGTCGGAAGAGTGCGGCACAGGAAGGAGTTTTACCGCTCCATGTTTTTTCTTCCGCTCACCATGGCGATTTCCATTGCATCCACAAACGACTGGCTGACCCACACATCATGGAATGATGTGGGTTATGACATGTTCATCGGGGCGATCAACGGCTTTTTCTGCCCCATTATCGCCATCGGCATCCTGCCGCTCCTCGAAAGTGTTTTCAAGGTGACTACCGATATAACGCTCCTCGAGCTTTCCGATCTCAACAATCCGCTGCTCAAGGAGCTTGCGGTTAAAGCGCCCGGGACATTCTCTTCGGTTCTCGTGGTGGGTACGCTTGCGGAGGCCGCGGCGGAAAAGATCGGCGCGAATCCGCTGCTTGCACGGGTCGGCTCGTATTACCATGATATCGGTAAAATGATCATACCCGAATATTTCATCGAAAACCAGATGGGCGGCGAAAATCCCCATGACCGTCTTTCGCCCAATATGAGCGCTCTCGTCATCGTTTCACATGTCAAAGAGGGCGCTGAGCTCGGAGAAAAGCACGGGCTTCCCGAGGACATTCTCGATATAATCCGCCAGCACCACGGGACAAGTCTCATGGCATCGATTTATCAGAAAGCGGTCGAGGATGCAGGCAACGACAAGGTTGACGAGTCCGCATTCAGGTATCCGGGGCCGAAGCCGCAAACCCGTGAAGCCGCAATTGTCATGCTCGCGGACCTTGTTGAGGCAGCCAGCAGGTCTGTCCGGGAACGGTCTCCGGGCCGCCTGAAAACGCTTATCAATACCATTATCCAGAAACGATTCATCGAGGGAGAGCTCGATGAATGCGAGCTTACCCTCAAGGACCTCCACGATATCGAGGGTAGTTTCCTCCCGATACTCGTTGGCTCCCACCATGGACGTATCGAATATCCGTGGCAGATCAATGAAAAGAAAAATACCGGGAACGGAGAGAAAACGACCTCCGCCGGTATGGATTTAAAAGAGGCGGGCCGGAATTGA
- a CDS encoding PhoH family protein, producing the protein MNDLSTESVELVYPSSSNYLDLFGCGDFNIKALEDRYGVQVVCRDGAVKISGDKVAAKKAAKIISEMDALIATGTRFDEHTLSSALDYLESGGPAGPVGLETVILNAKGRQIRPRSLGQCLYLNAMMENDIVFSIGPAGTGKTYLAVAMAVSALKSRSVGKIILCRPAVEAGESLGFLPGDLRDKVEPYFRPLYDALIDTLGPEKLQKLQDQDVVEVAPLAYMRGRTLANAYIILDEAQNTTKRQMKMLLTRLGVNSRMVITGDVTQIDLPQNDHSGLLAVESILSGIEGVAFIRLTSRDVVRHRLVQNIINAYSDHESKQIQKNNDGKRDNLP; encoded by the coding sequence TTGAACGATTTGAGTACGGAATCCGTCGAACTTGTTTACCCGTCAAGTTCGAATTATCTTGATCTGTTCGGTTGTGGAGATTTCAATATAAAGGCTCTTGAAGACAGGTATGGTGTTCAGGTAGTCTGCCGTGATGGAGCCGTAAAAATTTCCGGCGATAAAGTAGCTGCCAAAAAGGCGGCGAAGATAATCAGTGAAATGGATGCCCTTATCGCGACGGGGACACGTTTTGACGAGCATACGTTATCTTCGGCTCTCGATTACCTTGAAAGCGGCGGCCCGGCAGGTCCGGTCGGCCTCGAAACCGTTATTCTGAATGCAAAGGGGCGGCAGATAAGGCCCCGCTCGCTCGGCCAGTGTCTGTACCTCAACGCGATGATGGAAAATGATATCGTGTTCAGCATCGGCCCTGCCGGAACGGGGAAAACATACCTGGCAGTCGCGATGGCGGTTTCGGCGCTCAAGAGCCGTTCGGTCGGCAAGATAATCCTCTGCAGACCTGCGGTCGAGGCGGGAGAGAGCCTCGGATTTCTTCCCGGTGACCTCAGGGATAAAGTGGAGCCCTATTTCCGCCCGCTCTATGATGCTCTCATCGATACGCTTGGCCCTGAAAAACTTCAGAAGCTTCAGGATCAGGATGTGGTCGAGGTCGCTCCGCTGGCTTACATGAGAGGCAGGACGCTCGCCAATGCATATATTATCCTGGACGAAGCGCAGAACACCACGAAACGTCAGATGAAGATGCTTCTCACACGGCTCGGTGTCAATTCCAGGATGGTTATAACCGGTGATGTAACACAGATCGATCTCCCGCAGAACGATCATTCCGGCCTGCTTGCTGTCGAATCTATCCTTTCCGGTATCGAGGGGGTCGCGTTTATCAGGTTGACCAGCCGTGATGTGGTGCGGCACAGGCTCGTTCAGAATATTATCAATGCCTATTCGGATCATGAGTCGAAGCAGATTCAGAAAAACAATGATGGTAAACGGGATAATCTGCCGTGA